In Rahnella sikkimica, the following are encoded in one genomic region:
- a CDS encoding YkgJ family cysteine cluster protein gives MDCRTDCGACCIAPSISSPIPGMPDGKPANTRCIHLADNFLCQIFTSPLRPKVCGSLQASREMCFTHRDQALTYLIKLEADTAP, from the coding sequence ATGGACTGTCGTACTGATTGCGGAGCCTGTTGCATAGCGCCTTCAATTTCCAGCCCGATCCCCGGAATGCCGGACGGCAAGCCTGCGAATACCCGCTGTATTCATCTGGCCGATAACTTCCTGTGCCAGATTTTCACCTCGCCGCTGCGGCCTAAAGTCTGCGGCAGCCTGCAGGCCAGCCGCGAGATGTGCTTCACGCACCGCGACCAGGCACTGACTTATCTCATCAAACTCGAAGCGGATACCGCGCCTTAA
- a CDS encoding sugar efflux transporter has translation MRISTTSARRLPDMTSTAFLIIAFLTGIAGALQTPTLSLFLTSQVHVSPFMVGIFFTGSAVIGIFVSQLLATWSDKRGDRKTLILYCCILGALACVLFAFNRNYFILLFVGVLLSSFGSTANPQMFALAREHSEKTGREAVMFSSILRAQVSLAWVVGPPLAFALSMGFGFTFMYCAAMLAFLLCGVMVWMFLPSMPKARIKTTATLEAPRRNRRDTLMLFIACSLMWAANSIYLINMPLYVVRELGLPEKLAGVLMGSAACLEIPTMLIAGYLAKQLGKRFLMRFAVLAGVIFYTCILFTTGAAAMIALQLLNAIFIGILAGIGMLYFQDLMPGQAGAATTLFTNSTRAGWILAGSLAGVIAQFWTYHAVFYAALVMVAGAVVCIWNVKNVDEPAKETPETVA, from the coding sequence ATGCGAATTTCTACAACGTCAGCCCGCCGCTTACCCGACATGACGTCGACTGCTTTTTTGATCATCGCCTTTCTCACCGGTATCGCCGGTGCCTTACAGACGCCGACGCTCAGCCTGTTCCTGACCTCTCAGGTGCACGTCAGCCCGTTCATGGTCGGCATTTTCTTTACCGGCAGCGCGGTGATTGGCATTTTCGTCAGCCAGTTGCTGGCGACCTGGTCGGACAAACGCGGTGACCGCAAAACGCTGATCCTGTATTGCTGCATTCTGGGCGCGCTGGCCTGTGTTCTTTTCGCCTTCAACCGCAACTACTTTATTTTGCTGTTTGTCGGCGTTTTATTGTCGAGTTTCGGATCCACCGCCAACCCGCAAATGTTTGCCCTCGCGCGTGAGCATTCCGAAAAAACCGGGCGCGAAGCCGTGATGTTCAGCTCCATTTTGCGCGCACAGGTTTCTCTGGCCTGGGTTGTCGGGCCGCCGCTGGCTTTCGCCCTGTCGATGGGATTCGGATTTACGTTTATGTACTGCGCCGCCATGCTGGCCTTTCTGCTGTGCGGCGTGATGGTGTGGATGTTTCTGCCTTCCATGCCGAAAGCGCGCATCAAAACGACCGCGACGCTGGAGGCCCCGCGCCGCAACCGCCGCGATACCCTGATGCTGTTTATCGCCTGTTCCCTGATGTGGGCGGCCAACAGTATTTATCTGATCAATATGCCGCTGTACGTGGTGCGCGAGCTGGGCTTGCCGGAGAAACTGGCGGGCGTGCTGATGGGCAGCGCCGCCTGTCTGGAAATCCCGACCATGCTGATTGCCGGATATCTGGCAAAACAGTTAGGCAAGCGTTTCCTGATGCGGTTTGCCGTGCTGGCGGGGGTGATTTTCTACACCTGTATTTTGTTCACGACCGGCGCGGCGGCGATGATTGCTTTACAGCTGCTGAATGCGATTTTCATCGGCATTCTGGCCGGTATCGGTATGCTGTATTTTCAGGATCTGATGCCAGGCCAGGCGGGAGCCGCGACAACGTTGTTCACCAACTCGACCCGTGCGGGCTGGATCCTCGCCGGTTCACTGGCGGGCGTGATTGCGCAATTCTGGACGTATCACGCGGTGTTTTACGCCGCACTGGTGATGGTGGCGGGCGCGGTGGTGTGTATCTGGAATGTGAAAAACGTCGACGAACCCGCGAAGGAAACGCCGGAGACCGTGGCTTAA
- the fruB gene encoding fused PTS fructose transporter subunit IIA/HPr protein, which produces MFQLSQQDIHLGAAASDKQEAIRQVAAALTQAGRVSEGYVDGMLARELQTSTYLGNGIAIPHGTTDTRDLVLDTGVQVFQFPQGIAWGEGQTAYVVIGIAARSDEHLGLLRQLTHVLSDDSVAERLAKTDSAEELRSLLMGEKNAAEFLFDTQLIAVDVAAESLITLQALNAGRLQQIGAVDTAFVSDVISRKPLNLGHGIWLSDSTEGNLKSAATVSRAQQAFDLEGEKVSMLLTISVADDQPLDVLNYLSDLLIANKAERLLTADAVGVLALLTSEVEEQANVLTAEFVIRNEHGLHARPGTALVNVIKQFSSEITVTNLDGSGKPANGRSLMKVVALGVKKGHHLRFTASGEDAELALKTIGEAIAEGLGEGA; this is translated from the coding sequence ATGTTCCAACTGTCACAGCAAGATATTCATCTCGGTGCGGCTGCCAGCGATAAGCAGGAAGCCATTCGCCAGGTCGCAGCAGCACTGACACAGGCCGGTCGCGTCAGCGAAGGCTATGTAGACGGCATGTTAGCGCGCGAGCTGCAAACGTCGACTTACCTTGGCAACGGTATTGCTATCCCGCACGGGACCACCGATACCCGTGATCTGGTACTTGATACCGGCGTCCAGGTTTTCCAGTTCCCGCAGGGCATCGCGTGGGGCGAAGGTCAGACTGCTTACGTCGTGATCGGCATCGCGGCGCGTTCTGACGAACACCTCGGTTTGCTGCGTCAGCTGACGCACGTCTTAAGTGACGACAGCGTGGCTGAGCGTCTGGCAAAAACAGATTCTGCTGAAGAACTGCGCAGCCTGCTGATGGGCGAGAAAAATGCCGCTGAATTCCTGTTTGATACCCAACTGATTGCTGTTGATGTGGCGGCCGAAAGCCTGATCACATTACAGGCGCTGAACGCAGGCCGTCTGCAACAGATTGGTGCCGTTGATACCGCTTTCGTCAGTGATGTGATCAGCCGTAAACCGCTGAATCTGGGTCACGGTATCTGGCTGAGCGACAGCACGGAGGGCAACCTGAAAAGTGCTGCCACCGTCAGCCGCGCGCAGCAGGCATTTGATCTGGAAGGCGAAAAGGTTTCTATGCTGCTGACGATTTCCGTCGCAGACGACCAGCCGCTGGACGTGCTGAATTACCTGAGCGACCTGCTGATTGCCAATAAAGCTGAACGCTTGCTGACGGCAGATGCGGTGGGTGTGCTGGCCTTGCTGACCAGCGAAGTCGAAGAACAAGCCAACGTGCTGACCGCTGAATTCGTTATCCGTAACGAACATGGTCTGCATGCGCGTCCGGGCACGGCATTAGTGAATGTTATAAAACAGTTCAGCAGTGAAATCACCGTGACCAATCTTGATGGCAGCGGTAAACCTGCCAACGGCCGCAGCCTGATGAAAGTCGTGGCGCTGGGCGTGAAAAAAGGTCACCACCTGCGCTTTACCGCCAGCGGTGAAGATGCAGAACTGGCATTAAAAACCATCGGTGAAGCGATTGCCGAAGGTCTTGGGGAGGGCGCATGA
- the fruK gene encoding 1-phosphofructokinase yields MSRRVATITLNPAYDLVGYVPEIERGEVNLVQTTGLHAAGKGINVAKVLKDLGIDVTVGGFLGKENQDGFQLLFSDLGIANRFQVVNGRTRINVKLTEKDGEVSDFNFSGFNVTPADWERFVTDSLSWLGQFDMVAVSGSLPAGVDPDAFTDWMKRLRAQCPCIIFDSSREALVAGLKAAPWLVKPNRRELEIWAGRKLPELSDVVEAAHALRDQGIAHVVISLGAEGALWVNASGAWIAKPPACEVVSTVGAGDSMVGGLIYGLLMRESSEHTLRLATAVAALAVSQSNVGVTDRPQLAAMMARVDLKPF; encoded by the coding sequence ATGAGCCGTCGAGTCGCCACAATTACCTTAAATCCGGCGTACGATTTAGTGGGCTATGTGCCTGAAATCGAACGCGGTGAAGTCAATCTGGTGCAAACCACCGGTCTGCACGCCGCAGGTAAAGGCATCAACGTTGCGAAAGTGCTGAAAGATCTCGGCATCGACGTCACCGTGGGTGGCTTCCTGGGCAAAGAGAATCAGGACGGCTTCCAGTTACTGTTCAGCGATCTGGGTATCGCTAACCGTTTCCAGGTCGTGAATGGCCGTACGCGCATCAACGTCAAACTGACCGAAAAAGATGGCGAAGTCAGCGACTTCAACTTCTCCGGCTTTAATGTGACGCCTGCCGACTGGGAACGTTTCGTGACAGATTCCCTGTCATGGCTGGGCCAGTTCGACATGGTCGCCGTGAGCGGCAGCCTGCCAGCGGGCGTTGACCCTGACGCATTCACCGACTGGATGAAACGTCTGCGCGCGCAGTGTCCGTGCATCATTTTCGACAGCAGCCGTGAAGCACTGGTTGCCGGTCTGAAAGCTGCACCGTGGCTGGTTAAACCTAACCGCCGCGAATTGGAAATCTGGGCTGGCCGTAAATTGCCAGAACTGAGTGACGTGGTAGAAGCCGCGCACGCCTTGCGTGATCAGGGAATTGCCCATGTGGTGATTTCTCTGGGTGCTGAAGGCGCATTGTGGGTTAACGCGTCTGGCGCGTGGATCGCCAAACCGCCAGCCTGTGAAGTTGTCAGCACCGTCGGTGCCGGTGATTCCATGGTCGGTGGCCTGATCTACGGCTTGCTGATGCGCGAATCCAGTGAACATACGCTCCGCCTGGCAACGGCTGTTGCCGCACTGGCTGTCAGCCAGAGTAATGTCGGTGTCACCGATCGTCCGCAACTCGCGGCGATGATGGCCCGTGTTGACCTGAAACCCTTTTAA
- the fruA gene encoding PTS fructose transporter subunit IIBC has translation MKTLLMIDSSLGQARSHLAKNLLAAAAEKAGHQVVEQAADAEVVIVAGETVPNDATLIGKNVYTGDVADAVRDPQAFLARALTEAKPYVAPAVAVSAPAAAAGPKRIVAITACPTGVAHTFMAAEAIESEAKKRGWWVKVETRGSVGAGNAITPEEVAAADLVIVAADIEVDLAKFAGKPMYRTSTGLALKKTKQELDKALVEAEVFAPNAQGATSTAKKKEAGGTGPYRHLLTGVSYMLPMVVAGGLCIALSFVFGIKAFEVKGTLAAALMQIGGASAFALMVPVLAGFIAFSIADRPGLTPGLIGGMLAVSTGAGFLGGIIAGFLAGYVAKAISGKLKLPQSMEALKPILIIPLVASLITGLVMIYVVGTPVAKIMAGLTAWLQSLGTANAVLLGAILGAMMCTDMGGPVNKAAYAFGVALLSSSVYAPMAAIMAAGMVPPLAMGLATLLARNKFEESEREGGKAALVLGLCFISEGAIPFAARDPMRVLPCCIAGGALTGALSMAFHAQLMAPHGGLFVLLIPGAITPVLGYLVAIIAGTVLAGGAYAVLKRSDAQLAAKVA, from the coding sequence ATGAAAACGCTGCTGATGATAGACAGTTCGCTGGGACAGGCTCGCAGCCATCTGGCGAAAAATTTGCTCGCTGCTGCTGCTGAGAAAGCAGGGCACCAGGTGGTCGAACAGGCCGCTGACGCTGAAGTCGTGATCGTGGCCGGTGAAACCGTACCCAATGACGCGACGCTGATAGGTAAAAACGTTTATACCGGTGATGTGGCGGATGCTGTTCGCGATCCTCAGGCATTTCTGGCTCGCGCACTGACAGAAGCAAAACCTTACGTGGCACCGGCTGTTGCGGTGTCTGCACCTGCCGCGGCGGCCGGTCCAAAACGTATTGTTGCCATCACCGCCTGCCCGACCGGCGTTGCGCATACTTTCATGGCGGCTGAAGCCATCGAAAGCGAAGCGAAAAAACGTGGCTGGTGGGTGAAAGTCGAAACCCGTGGTTCCGTCGGTGCCGGTAACGCCATCACGCCTGAAGAAGTGGCGGCGGCCGATCTGGTCATCGTTGCAGCTGACATCGAAGTGGATCTGGCGAAGTTTGCCGGTAAGCCGATGTACCGCACCTCTACCGGTCTGGCATTGAAAAAGACCAAGCAGGAACTGGATAAAGCACTGGTTGAAGCGGAAGTCTTTGCACCGAATGCACAGGGCGCAACGTCAACCGCGAAGAAGAAAGAAGCGGGCGGCACAGGCCCATACCGTCACCTGCTGACCGGCGTGTCTTACATGCTGCCGATGGTAGTGGCGGGCGGGTTGTGTATCGCGCTTTCCTTCGTTTTCGGTATCAAAGCGTTTGAAGTAAAAGGCACGCTGGCGGCCGCGCTGATGCAAATCGGTGGCGCTTCTGCCTTCGCGCTGATGGTTCCTGTTCTGGCGGGCTTTATTGCCTTCTCCATCGCTGACCGTCCTGGCCTGACGCCGGGTCTTATCGGCGGTATGTTAGCCGTGAGCACCGGTGCCGGTTTCCTTGGCGGTATCATTGCCGGTTTCCTGGCGGGTTACGTGGCGAAAGCCATCAGCGGCAAGCTGAAGTTACCGCAAAGTATGGAAGCCCTGAAACCTATCCTGATCATCCCGCTGGTGGCGAGTCTGATTACGGGTCTGGTGATGATTTATGTTGTCGGTACGCCGGTGGCAAAAATCATGGCAGGTCTGACTGCATGGCTGCAATCTCTGGGTACTGCGAACGCCGTACTGCTCGGCGCAATTCTCGGTGCGATGATGTGTACCGACATGGGTGGCCCGGTAAACAAAGCGGCTTACGCCTTCGGCGTCGCGTTGCTGAGTTCTTCCGTGTACGCACCGATGGCTGCCATCATGGCTGCCGGTATGGTGCCACCACTGGCGATGGGTCTGGCGACCTTGCTGGCGCGTAACAAGTTCGAGGAGAGTGAACGCGAAGGCGGTAAAGCGGCGCTGGTTCTGGGCCTGTGCTTTATCTCCGAAGGTGCAATTCCGTTCGCTGCCCGTGACCCGATGCGTGTTCTGCCGTGCTGTATCGCCGGTGGTGCGCTGACCGGTGCGTTGTCCATGGCATTCCATGCACAGCTGATGGCACCACACGGCGGTCTGTTTGTTCTGCTGATCCCTGGCGCAATCACCCCGGTGCTCGGTTACCTGGTGGCGATTATCGCCGGTACGGTTCTGGCGGGTGGCGCTTATGCGGTTCTGAAACGTTCAGATGCGCAGCTGGCGGCTAAAGTAGCCTGA
- the nfo gene encoding deoxyribonuclease IV translates to MKFIGAHVSAAGGVDQAVLRAHELEATAFALFTKNQRQWKAAPLPEDVIEKFKIACEKYGYQSNQILPHDSYLINLGHPVTEALEKSREAFLDELQRCEQLGLSLLNFHPGSHLMQIDEDKCLERISESLNIALAQTQGVTAVIENTAGQGSNLGFRFEHLAKIIDGVEDKSRVGVCIDTCHAFAAGYDLRTIEGCENTFKHFEDVVGFKYLRGMHLNDAKSEFNSRVDRHHSLGQGNIGNTVFSWMMRDARFDGIPMILETVDPEIWKDEIAWLKGEAAAEVAA, encoded by the coding sequence ATGAAGTTTATAGGAGCACACGTGAGTGCTGCGGGCGGCGTCGATCAGGCCGTGCTGCGGGCACACGAGCTGGAAGCCACGGCTTTTGCGCTTTTCACCAAGAACCAGCGTCAGTGGAAAGCGGCACCGTTGCCGGAAGACGTTATCGAAAAATTCAAAATAGCCTGTGAAAAATACGGTTATCAGAGCAACCAGATTTTGCCGCATGACAGCTATCTGATTAACCTCGGCCATCCGGTCACCGAAGCGCTGGAAAAATCCCGCGAAGCCTTTCTCGATGAGCTGCAACGTTGCGAACAGCTCGGCCTTTCGCTGCTGAATTTCCATCCGGGCAGCCACCTGATGCAAATCGACGAAGACAAATGTCTCGAACGCATTTCCGAATCCCTGAACATCGCGCTGGCACAGACGCAAGGCGTCACCGCTGTCATCGAAAACACCGCCGGTCAGGGCAGCAATCTGGGTTTCCGCTTCGAGCATCTGGCGAAGATCATTGATGGCGTCGAAGACAAAAGCCGGGTCGGTGTCTGCATCGATACCTGCCACGCCTTCGCCGCCGGTTACGATCTGCGTACCATTGAAGGGTGTGAAAATACCTTCAAACATTTCGAAGACGTCGTCGGGTTTAAGTACCTGCGCGGTATGCATCTCAACGATGCGAAAAGCGAATTCAACAGCCGCGTCGACCGCCATCACAGCCTCGGTCAGGGAAACATTGGCAATACAGTGTTCAGCTGGATGATGCGCGACGCGCGGTTTGACGGTATCCCGATGATCCTCGAGACGGTTGATCCGGAGATCTGGAAAGATGAGATCGCGTGGTTAAAGGGGGAGGCGGCGGCTGAAGTCGCGGCTTAA
- a CDS encoding YeiH family protein: MHTLPLNKRDALKNTVPQPLRFSRVIPGLALTGVITAMAVWLSDFPALSQLGLSALTLAIVIGMVIGNTFYPAARPWCEEGVTLAKQRLLRLGIILYGLRLTFAQIADVGATGILIDAMMLCSTFALACWLGQRVFKLDRDTSMLIGAGSSICGAAAVMATEPVLDAKAEKVTVAVATVVIFGTAAIFLYPWLWQLNAHYHWVNFTAAQFGIYTGSTVHEVAQVVAAGQGVSPDAENAAVIAKMIRVMMLAPFLLLLSGWIARGKGVKEAGEKSGLRNITIPWFALMFILVAAFNSLDILPHSWIPQLITLDTVLLAMAMAALGLTTHISALRQAGLKPMLLAAILFVWLIAGGAGINELVHHLFG, encoded by the coding sequence ATGCATACATTGCCGCTCAATAAGCGCGACGCGCTCAAAAATACCGTTCCGCAACCGCTGCGGTTCAGCCGTGTCATTCCCGGCCTGGCGCTGACCGGCGTCATTACCGCAATGGCCGTCTGGCTGAGCGACTTTCCGGCACTGAGCCAGCTCGGGCTCAGTGCACTGACGCTGGCGATTGTTATCGGCATGGTTATCGGCAATACGTTTTATCCTGCCGCCCGGCCATGGTGCGAGGAAGGCGTCACGCTGGCAAAGCAGCGCCTGTTACGGCTCGGCATCATTCTTTACGGCCTGCGGCTGACGTTCGCGCAAATCGCTGACGTCGGCGCAACCGGCATTCTGATTGACGCCATGATGCTGTGTTCCACCTTCGCGCTGGCCTGCTGGCTGGGACAACGCGTGTTTAAATTAGACCGCGATACCTCGATGCTCATCGGCGCAGGCAGCAGTATTTGTGGCGCAGCCGCCGTGATGGCGACAGAGCCGGTGCTCGACGCCAAAGCGGAAAAAGTCACGGTCGCGGTCGCCACCGTGGTCATTTTCGGCACCGCCGCCATCTTCCTGTATCCGTGGTTATGGCAGCTTAACGCGCATTATCACTGGGTGAACTTCACCGCTGCACAGTTCGGTATTTATACCGGTTCGACGGTGCATGAAGTCGCGCAGGTGGTTGCCGCTGGTCAGGGGGTCAGCCCGGACGCTGAAAACGCGGCGGTGATTGCCAAGATGATCCGCGTCATGATGCTGGCTCCGTTCCTGCTGCTGTTATCCGGCTGGATTGCCCGCGGTAAAGGTGTGAAAGAAGCCGGTGAGAAATCAGGTTTACGTAATATCACCATTCCGTGGTTCGCGCTGATGTTCATTCTGGTGGCAGCGTTCAACTCGCTGGATATTCTGCCGCACAGCTGGATCCCACAGCTCATCACGCTCGACACCGTGCTGCTCGCGATGGCGATGGCAGCGTTGGGCCTGACAACGCACATCAGCGCACTGCGTCAGGCGGGGCTGAAACCGATGCTGCTGGCGGCGATATTGTTTGTCTGGCTGATTGCCGGCGGTGCGGGCATCAACGAGCTGGTTCATCACCTTTTTGGCTAA
- the yieE gene encoding DNA-binding transcriptional regulator YeiE, protein MHITLRQLEVFAEVLKSGSTTQASVVLSLSQSAVSAALADIEGQLGVQLFDRVGKRLVINEHGRLLYPKALALLEQAGEIERLFNHDNGSLRIGASSTIGNYMLPAMIADYRLDFPHTPLELNVGNTNDVINAVSDFRVDLGLIEGPCQLPELITQPWLDDELVVFVAPENPLAGQTVTLEVLAREPWILRERGSGTREVLDHLLLPQLPDFNLIMELGNSEAIKHAVRHGIGISCLSRRVIAEQLSSGSLVEIRLPVAPLVRKLYLIHHRQKHISNALSRFLTYCRES, encoded by the coding sequence ATGCACATAACATTGCGACAACTTGAAGTTTTCGCCGAGGTGCTGAAAAGCGGGTCAACCACGCAGGCGTCGGTTGTGCTTTCATTATCACAATCCGCTGTGAGTGCCGCACTGGCTGATATCGAAGGGCAACTTGGCGTGCAGTTATTTGACCGTGTCGGTAAGCGGCTGGTGATTAATGAGCATGGGCGTCTGCTATACCCGAAAGCGCTGGCGCTGCTCGAACAGGCGGGCGAAATCGAACGTTTGTTTAATCACGACAACGGCTCGCTGCGCATCGGGGCCAGCAGCACCATCGGCAATTACATGTTGCCCGCGATGATTGCGGATTACCGGCTGGACTTCCCGCATACGCCGCTGGAACTCAACGTGGGTAACACCAACGACGTGATTAACGCCGTCTCTGATTTTCGTGTCGATCTGGGCCTTATCGAAGGACCGTGCCAGTTGCCGGAACTGATCACCCAGCCGTGGCTGGATGACGAACTGGTGGTGTTTGTTGCGCCGGAAAATCCGCTGGCAGGGCAGACGGTGACACTGGAAGTGCTGGCGCGTGAACCGTGGATTTTGCGTGAACGCGGTTCCGGCACGCGCGAAGTGCTGGATCACCTGTTGTTGCCGCAGTTACCCGATTTCAACCTGATCATGGAGCTGGGAAATTCCGAGGCTATCAAGCACGCGGTGCGTCACGGAATTGGCATCAGCTGCCTGTCGCGCCGTGTGATTGCCGAGCAACTGAGCAGTGGTTCTCTGGTCGAAATCCGGCTGCCGGTTGCGCCGCTGGTGCGCAAGCTTTACCTCATTCATCACCGCCAGAAACACATCTCCAACGCCTTATCACGGTTTTTAACCTATTGTCGCGAATCCTGA
- a CDS encoding amino acid permease — protein MAQQPTKNTQVAPTLRRELKARHLTMIAIGGSIGTGLFVASGATVSQAGPGGALLSYALIGIMVYFLMTSLGELAAFMPVSGSFSTYGSRYVEEGFGFALGWNYWYNWAVTIAVDLVASQLVMNYWFPDTPGWIWSALFLGLIFLLNYISVRGFGEAEYWFSLIKVVTVIIFIAVGVLMITGIMRGAETAGWHNWTIGDAPFAGGFASMIGVAMIVGFSFQGTELIGVAAGESENPGKNIPRAVRQVFWRILLFYILAILVISLIIPYTDPSLLRNEVGDIAVSPFTLVFRNAGLLSAAAVMNAVILTAVLSAGNSGMYASTRMLFTLASEGKAPRIFAKLSKGGVPRNALYATTIVAALCFLSSMFGNQTVYLWLLNTSGMTGFIAWLGIAVSHYRFRRGYVSQGLDLKKLPYLSGFFPFGPVFAFVLCLIITLGQNYQAFLKDTIDWGGVTATYIGLPLFLIIWFGYKLTKGTKVVKYSEMEFPEHVDK, from the coding sequence ATGGCTCAACAACCTACAAAAAATACGCAGGTGGCTCCCACACTGCGTCGCGAGCTCAAGGCACGTCACTTAACGATGATCGCCATCGGCGGTTCAATTGGTACGGGTTTATTTGTCGCCTCCGGCGCGACAGTTTCACAGGCAGGTCCGGGCGGCGCACTGCTGTCCTACGCACTGATCGGCATCATGGTTTACTTCCTGATGACCAGCCTCGGTGAACTCGCGGCATTCATGCCGGTGTCCGGTTCATTCTCCACGTATGGCTCCCGTTATGTAGAAGAAGGTTTCGGTTTCGCACTGGGCTGGAACTACTGGTACAACTGGGCGGTGACCATCGCCGTTGACCTCGTGGCCTCGCAGCTGGTGATGAACTACTGGTTCCCGGACACGCCGGGCTGGATCTGGAGCGCCTTGTTCCTCGGTCTGATTTTCCTGCTTAACTACATTTCCGTACGCGGTTTCGGCGAAGCGGAATACTGGTTCTCGCTGATCAAAGTGGTCACGGTCATCATCTTCATCGCCGTGGGCGTGCTGATGATCACCGGCATTATGCGCGGTGCAGAAACCGCGGGCTGGCACAACTGGACTATCGGTGATGCGCCGTTCGCAGGCGGATTTGCCTCGATGATAGGCGTGGCGATGATCGTCGGTTTCTCCTTCCAGGGAACCGAACTGATTGGCGTGGCCGCCGGTGAATCCGAAAATCCGGGCAAAAATATCCCGCGTGCGGTGCGTCAGGTTTTCTGGCGTATCCTGCTGTTCTATATTCTGGCGATTCTGGTCATCAGCCTGATCATTCCTTACACCGATCCAAGCTTGCTGCGTAACGAAGTCGGCGATATCGCCGTCAGCCCGTTCACGCTGGTGTTCCGTAATGCCGGTCTGTTGTCCGCTGCTGCGGTGATGAACGCCGTGATCCTGACCGCAGTGCTCTCTGCCGGTAACTCAGGCATGTACGCGTCAACCCGTATGCTGTTCACGCTGGCCAGCGAAGGCAAAGCGCCGCGTATTTTTGCCAAACTGTCGAAAGGCGGCGTGCCGCGCAATGCACTTTACGCCACCACCATCGTGGCCGCGCTGTGCTTCCTGAGTTCAATGTTTGGTAATCAGACCGTTTACCTGTGGCTGCTGAACACGTCCGGTATGACGGGCTTTATTGCCTGGCTGGGTATTGCGGTGAGCCATTACCGTTTCCGTCGCGGCTATGTGTCACAAGGTCTTGACCTGAAAAAACTGCCTTATCTGTCCGGTTTCTTCCCGTTCGGCCCGGTCTTTGCGTTTGTATTGTGTCTGATCATCACGCTGGGTCAGAACTATCAGGCGTTCCTGAAAGATACTATTGACTGGGGCGGCGTTACGGCGACGTACATCGGTCTGCCACTGTTCCTGATCATCTGGTTTGGCTACAAGCTGACCAAAGGCACCAAAGTGGTGAAATACAGCGAAATGGAATTCCCGGAACACGTTGATAAATAA
- a CDS encoding ABC transporter substrate-binding protein, which produces MNYQQNFIGTLFSKRIAGGLLGCALGMLSLSAQAVTVTDIAGRTVTVPDDVQRVVLGEGRLFFAVSLLEGQKPFDRIVGWQGDFRKLDPQTYATYQAKFPQIDKIPLIGNTSADSISPEKVLTLNPQLAIFGLSGHGPGKESALVTQLQKAGVPVVFVDFRTSPLKNTLPSMELLGKVLNREKQAQDYIRFYQDNIKRVTEVTKDIPEQDKPKVFIELRASTADECCRSAGKGNMGDFIDQAGGVNIAKPLLPGPLGLVNLEKVIAAQPDVYLVSGGGKPAKAGDPAPTGLVLGAQTTPEEARASLTPLLQRKGISTLKAVEDGRSVGIWHNYYNSPYNVLAVQVFAKAFYPAKFADLDPQETQKQLYKQFLAVEPTGTYWTDSVKPESGK; this is translated from the coding sequence ATGAATTATCAGCAGAATTTTATCGGTACGCTGTTCAGTAAACGAATTGCTGGCGGATTATTAGGATGTGCACTCGGCATGTTGAGCCTGAGCGCTCAGGCGGTGACGGTCACGGATATCGCCGGTAGAACGGTCACGGTGCCGGATGACGTGCAGCGCGTAGTGCTGGGAGAAGGGCGTTTATTCTTTGCCGTTTCCCTGCTCGAAGGCCAGAAGCCGTTCGACCGTATTGTGGGCTGGCAGGGCGATTTCCGTAAGCTCGATCCGCAAACGTACGCGACGTATCAGGCGAAATTCCCGCAGATAGACAAAATCCCGCTGATCGGTAACACCAGCGCGGACAGCATCAGTCCGGAAAAAGTGCTGACGCTAAATCCGCAGTTAGCGATTTTTGGTTTGTCGGGCCACGGGCCGGGCAAAGAAAGCGCGCTGGTGACACAGTTGCAGAAAGCCGGTGTGCCGGTGGTTTTTGTGGATTTCCGCACGTCGCCGCTGAAAAATACCCTGCCGAGCATGGAATTGCTGGGCAAAGTGCTGAACCGCGAAAAACAGGCGCAGGACTATATCCGCTTTTATCAGGACAACATCAAACGCGTCACCGAGGTGACCAAAGACATTCCTGAGCAGGATAAGCCGAAAGTTTTTATCGAATTACGCGCCTCAACCGCGGATGAATGTTGCCGTTCTGCCGGTAAAGGCAACATGGGTGATTTTATCGATCAGGCGGGTGGGGTTAATATTGCCAAACCGTTGCTGCCGGGGCCGCTGGGTCTGGTCAATCTCGAAAAAGTGATTGCGGCGCAGCCGGATGTTTATCTGGTCAGCGGCGGCGGGAAACCGGCAAAAGCGGGCGATCCTGCGCCAACCGGTTTAGTGCTCGGCGCACAGACCACGCCGGAAGAAGCGCGTGCCAGCCTGACGCCGCTGTTGCAGCGTAAAGGCATCAGCACGCTGAAAGCCGTGGAAGATGGCCGCAGTGTTGGCATCTGGCACAATTATTACAACTCGCCGTATAACGTGCTGGCCGTGCAGGTTTTTGCCAAAGCGTTTTATCCGGCGAAGTTTGCGGATTTGGATCCGCAGGAAACGCAGAAACAACTTTATAAGCAGTTCCTTGCCGTGGAACCGACAGGCACTTACTGGACGGACTCGGTTAAACCGGAAAGCGGGAAGTAA